Genomic DNA from Deltaproteobacteria bacterium:
GGGACTTCGTCCGCCGACAAAACATTCAATTCATCGCCGCCGCGGCCGAGGGTATAGACATGGGGATGTTCGACGAAGAGCAAAATGTCGGCGGATGACTCGCGTTGCTTGAGTTCGAGGAGCCGCTCCTGCATCTGGAGAGCGGTTGAAAATTCTAGTGTGCCTAGATCTTTGCAGAGTAGAGTCGACATTGGCTTCACACTATTATCGTCCATTGTGCGGCGTTTCAAGGTGAATTGTGTGGGTGCGATTTGACACCACCGAGCATCGACGGCTAGAGTCGGCGAAATTTCAGCGGAGAATTTCATCATGGCGCAATCCACTTACCACCCCCCTTGGTTCGTGCGCAAAGATCTCGACGGGTTTTTCGGGTTGATGATAGACAATCTCATTCAATTGATTTTGATCGTCAGTCTATGCCGGGAGCTGATTCATCTGCCGGACAGTTATATTTTCGGCAAGATTCTTCCCGGCGCGGCGATTTCGATTCTCGTCGGGAATTTTTTCTACGCTTGGCAGGCGCGCCAATTGGCGCGGGAGACGGGGCGAGATGATGTGACGGCATTGCCGTACGGCATTAACACGGTGAGTCTTTTCGCTTTCGTGTTTTTTATCATGTTGCCGATTTACCTTGAGACCAAAGATCCGGTGCGGGCTTGGCAGGTGGGCCTGGTCGCCTGTTTTCTCAACGGCGTGATCGAAATCTTCGGCGCGTTCGTCGCCGAAGCGGTGCGCCGGGTCACGCCACGGGCGGCGCTGCTCTCGGCGTTGTCCGGCATTGCTATTACTTTCATCGCCATGGATTTCACTTTCAAGATTTTCGCTCAACCGTTAGTTGCATTGGTTCCGATGGGAATCATTTTCGTCGCATATTTTTCGCATCAGAAACTGCCCCTTGGACTTCCCGGCGGTATGGTCGCCATCGTCGTCGGCACGATATTGGGTTGGTCGCTAGGAACGATGCACGGAAAATCATTGAACATCGATTTCGCGCCGGTGGCGCCATCGTTTGCCGGTGGCGCACTGTGGCAGGCGATGACCGATCCGACATTCCTAAAATGCTTCTCGGTGATTTTTCCCATGGGAATTTTCAACGTCGTCGGTTCGTTGCAGAATATCGAAAGCGCCGAAGCGGCGGGCGATCGCTTCAAAACTTTTCCATCGCTAATGGCCAACGGCATCGGCTCGGTGGTGGCGGCGCTGTTCGGCAGCGTGTTTCCGACGACGATTTACATCGGCCACCCCGGTTGGAAGCGGCTCGGCGCGCGCTCGGGCTATTCGGCGCTCAACGGCGTATTCATCAGTTTTCTCTGCCTCACCGGCACGATTCAGGCGGTGCTCGCTCTCATTCCAATCGAGGCCGGCATCGGCATTCTCCTTTACATCGGTATCGTCATCGTCGCCCAATCGTTTCAAGAAACGCCGAAGGAACATGCGCCGGCGGTGGCTTTGGGAATTGTTCCAGCGTTGGCCGGCTGGGGATTGTTGATGGTCGAGACCGGGCTGCGCGCCGCGGGAAAATCCCTGTTCGATGTTGGGCTGGCCAAATTCAACCAGGAAAGTTTGGCGCTTCACGGTATGATTTCACTCGAGCGCGGCTTCATCTTCACGTCGATGATTCTCGCCGCCATCGGTGTTGCACTGATCGAAAGAAAATTTTTCCGCGCCGGCCATTGGGCGATCGCGGCGGCTTTGCTTTCAGCCATCGGCGTCATTCACGCTTACGATCTCACCGTGGCGGGCATCACCAGCCGCTTTGGTTTGCTGGCGGCGCCGGATTTTTTTCTTGCTTATTTGCTGCTAGCCGGGCTTTTCTACGGGATCGGTTTGCTGGCGGCGAAAGAGCCGGCCTGACCGTTGGCGGCATATGTTTTGCCGTTGACGTGGGTGACTTGCCAGCGGCCGTCGTCCTGGCATTGGAGCCGGCTGATGCCGCAAGGGTCGAGGTGGAAGTCGCGATAATTATTAAGCGGTGTGCCGGTGATCCGGCAGACGATGCCGACGATAGGAAAATTATGGCTGACAATGACGATGGTGTCGGTGGCGCCGTGACGGTTGACGATTCGATTCAGGCCAACCCAAGCGCGCTCGGCGACGTCGCTCAAGCGTTCGCCGCCGGGAACTTGCAGGTCGGCTGGCTCGGTGCGCCAGCGGATGAGAAAGTCGCCGAAGTTGTCTTTGATCTCGTTGAAGGTTAACCCTTCGAGCTTGCCGTGATCCAGTTCACGGATTTTTTCTTCGATCAGCACCGGCAGTTTGTGTGGCTGGCTGATCACTTCGGCGGTGCGGCGCGCGCGTTGCAAATCGCTGGCGTAAATCGCCGAGATATTTTCAGCGCCGAGCACGACGGCGATCTCTTCGGCCTGACGCACGCCAACTTCGCTCAAATCGCGATCCGAAGAACCTTGGCAGCGATGCTGCAAGTTCCAATCGGTGGCGCCGTGGCGCACTAAAACGATCTGCACGAATCGCTCAAACTGAGATTAGCTTTCTTCGAAGAAGGCATTGTTGCGTTTCACCGTCGCCTTGGCCTTGAGGCTGTCTAAAAATTTGATCAGGGCGCGCTGGCGGCTCTCGATCACGGCTTGTTTTTTGAGATTGTCTTTATCTTTTTCGAACTGGTCCATGTCGGCGGCTTGGCTGTCTTTGAAGGCCAAGATAAACGCCGCATCGCGCTGAGTATACAGCTTGTCGGCGATCGGTTTCTGCGCCGATAGCGCCAGATCGCTGCCTTTCAGATCGGCTAGCGCGCCGACCTTTGGGAGCTGCGGCGCGTTGCGCTGGAACCAGCCGGTTTCGTCGAGCTTCAAGCTGTTGGCGGTGGCGAGCTTGGCGATGTCTTTTTCTTTTTTGAGCTGCTCGATCAGGATGTTGCCGCGCTGCAACGCCAACTCATAGGCTTTGGATTCCCTCAGCCCCTTTTCAATTTGCGCGCGGACATTTTCAAACGGCCGCACCGCCGGTTCTTTGCGCTCTTTAACGCGCAGAATGTAATACGCGCCGTTGCCCTCGACGATCGAACTGAACTCCTTGGCGGCCAGGCTAAACGCGCTCTTGTAAAATTCTGGGCTGGGGCCGACTTCCGG
This window encodes:
- a CDS encoding NCS2 family permease — protein: MAQSTYHPPWFVRKDLDGFFGLMIDNLIQLILIVSLCRELIHLPDSYIFGKILPGAAISILVGNFFYAWQARQLARETGRDDVTALPYGINTVSLFAFVFFIMLPIYLETKDPVRAWQVGLVACFLNGVIEIFGAFVAEAVRRVTPRAALLSALSGIAITFIAMDFTFKIFAQPLVALVPMGIIFVAYFSHQKLPLGLPGGMVAIVVGTILGWSLGTMHGKSLNIDFAPVAPSFAGGALWQAMTDPTFLKCFSVIFPMGIFNVVGSLQNIESAEAAGDRFKTFPSLMANGIGSVVAALFGSVFPTTIYIGHPGWKRLGARSGYSALNGVFISFLCLTGTIQAVLALIPIEAGIGILLYIGIVIVAQSFQETPKEHAPAVALGIVPALAGWGLLMVETGLRAAGKSLFDVGLAKFNQESLALHGMISLERGFIFTSMILAAIGVALIERKFFRAGHWAIAAALLSAIGVIHAYDLTVAGITSRFGLLAAPDFFLAYLLLAGLFYGIGLLAAKEPA
- a CDS encoding histidine phosphatase family protein; protein product: MQIVLVRHGATDWNLQHRCQGSSDRDLSEVGVRQAEEIAVVLGAENISAIYASDLQRARRTAEVISQPHKLPVLIEEKIRELDHGKLEGLTFNEIKDNFGDFLIRWRTEPADLQVPGGERLSDVAERAWVGLNRIVNRHGATDTIVIVSHNFPIVGIVCRITGTPLNNYRDFHLDPCGISRLQCQDDGRWQVTHVNGKTYAANGQAGSFAASKPIP